A section of the Parasteatoda tepidariorum isolate YZ-2023 chromosome 6, CAS_Ptep_4.0, whole genome shotgun sequence genome encodes:
- the LOC107447852 gene encoding sorting nexin-25 isoform X2: protein MKFIMECFYMIVSAFAAVSLITHILGYLIPTIAFIYSSLCLSIKFLIFLGAALIGILTGLDLDPYVPKRIKRQPNDLIVSKTKERLADLKFPPGKIKTTPLVSRNVDDVIEELISLLFRDYISSWYSYVVKHPSLFCKQLKDPIRQMLFTFRDRCQKISEIELITSDIVNILTDHMQRIRFSVVNPAEKIQPYMVFKFLSSKEAELDHLRCLCEFLLATLLPPDYVDHLTLKSLLREIFTVSVFYPIIDKLCDPDFINMKLISYLKQQQLQAEKHRKLYAYAETYEDFIKMIQESFDIEDLRRMRYYIATEIMQATTMSNLKRSKGIDADKEFKPQKTNKGDLLQARDLSRYLNQLQFAKAQCEKRLKGIGGAEYISINKSGNGSSNKSVYMPGQKVLSMSVIMQSSFCRRHFSRFLQKEESHSLLGFWEAVDEMKHSDKDSWHKLGNEIVQIYVHHQSSSVRLNKSTLKGIEEFMMANKGPEAFFQAQEEIYRFLEEHYYASFIVSDVYHKMLAEVEKQGIDFMQEQPEEVSELQIPDEDPEIDKMPPDTSDVSVFDHSSYARSQLKVLTEKIGYKKQALDALRNNTKCEKKVILMMEKEIADLVLEQNMLENHIEKTELWIEFLGVWQASIMEAMEKKENEKIVPYFVIRVHLASDAEFVPNKMSGWVVSRSLQSFHSLHQKLVPAAMWLKKIDLPTKPRFKSLDRNYLERAKKCLQTFLSAVTKDDGLNKSEALYDFLSPSPEYMKHPPVPPKRPFKLNLLQFFKGTLQNTLNQFDDPVDEELLFLDDSDSKDDKKDSIAEPLYVLIGEIFELKGVFNWLRKSLITFVQITYGSTINRQLRETVSYILSEPMLLFYLQLFRDTMWPPDKQVLNVEERSVEKKLETKHMAKEMFLNNPPVILNKLIGEQNTRKGLSKVFDALQNQYFNKQLFYKILEAFIYAYAPELKQISSLYSIDKAESCSE from the exons atgaaattcatcaTGGAATGTTTTTACATG attgtATCTGCATTTGCTGCTGTATCTTTGATCACACACATATTGGGTTATTTAATTCCAACTATAGCCTTCATTTACAGTTCTTTATGTCTCTCTATcaagtttcttatttttctggGTGCTGCTTTAATTGGGATACTGACTGGATTAGATTTGGATCCTTATGTACCAAAGAGAATAAAGAGGCAGCCAAATGATCTTATTGTTTCGAAAACTAAG gagcgacttgcagatttgaaatttccACCAGGAAAAATCAAAACTACTCCATTAGTCTCTCGAAATGTCGATGACGTCATCGAGGAACTGATATCACTGTTATTTCGTGACTATATTTCAAGCTGGTACTCATATGTTGTGAAACACCCTAGtttattttgcaaacaattaaa AGATCCTATCAGACAAATGTTATTTACATTTAGAGATCGttgtcaaaaaatttctgaaattgaattGATTACCAGTGATATTGTTAACATCCTAACCGACCACATGCAACGTATCAGATTTTCTGTGGTCAA TCCAGCTGAAAAAATCCAGCCATACatggtttttaagtttttatcatCCAAAGAGGCTGAATTGGATCATTTAAGATGTCTCTGTGAATTTCTGTTGGCTACTCTATTACCTCCTGATTATGTTGACCATCTTACTTTAAAATCTCTACTCAGAGAAATATTCACAGTTTCAG tgTTTTATCCAATCATTGACAAATTATGTGATCCCGACTTTATAAATATGAAgctgatttcatacttgaagcAGCAGCAGTTGCAAGCAGAGAAGCATCGGAAACTTTATGCCTATGCAGAAACGTATGAAGACTTTATCAAGATGATTCAAGAATCATTCGATATTGAAGACTTACGAAGAATGAG ATATTACATTGCTACGGAAATAATGCAAGCCACAACTATGAGTAATCTAAAAAGATCAAAAGGCATTGATGCAG acaAGGAATTCAAACCGCAGAAAACGAATAAGGGAGACCTTCTGCAAGCGAGGGATTTATCTCGTTATCTAaatcaa ttgcAGTTTGCCAAAGCTCAGTGTGAAAAAAGACTGAAAGGCATAGGTGGTGctgaatatatttcaattaataaatctgGGAATGGAAGTTCTAATAAAAGTGTTTACATGCCTGGTCAAAAAGTGTTGTCCATGTCAGTGATTATGCAGTCAAGTTTCTGTCGGAGACATTTCTCTAGATTTCTTCAGAAAGAGGAATCTCATTCATTGTTGGG tttctgGGAAGCTGTTGATGAAATGAAGCATTCTGATAag GATTCTTGGCATAAATTAGGAAATGAAATAGTACAAATCTATGTCCACCATCAATCAAGCAGTGTACGTTTGAATAAAAGTACACTCAAAGGAATCGAGGAATTTATGATGGCTAATAAA gGTCCAGAGGCATTTTTTCAAGCTCAGGAAGAAATATATAGATTCTTAGAAGAGCACTACTATGCCTCGTTCATTGTTAGTGATGTTTATCATAAGATGCTTGCTGAAGTTGAAAAGCAAGGAATTGATTTTATGCAAGAACAACCAG AAGAAGTATCAGAGCTCCAAATTCCTGATGAAGATCCGGAAATCGACAAAATGCCCCCTGACACGTCAGATGTCTCTGTTTTTGATCACTCTAGTTATGCTCGTTCTCAACTCAAAGTTTTAACTGAGAAGATAGGCTACAAAAAACAAGCCTTAGATGCATTGCGCAATaatacaaaatgtgaaaaaaag GTCATATTGATGatggaaaaagaaattgctGATCTAGTTCTGGAGCAAAACATGTTAGAGAACCACATTGAGAAAACAGAGCTTTGGATCGAATTTTTAGGTGTCTGGCAAGCATCAATAATGGAAGCaatg gagaaaaaagagaatgaaaaaattgttcctTATTTTGTGATAAGAGTCCACTTAGCAAGCGACGCTGAGTTTGTTCCTAACAAAATGTCTGGATGGGTCGTTTCTAGGAGCCTGCAGTCTTTCCATAGTTTGCACCAGAAACTAGTTCCA GCTGCTATGTGgctgaaaaaaatagatttaccaACTAAACCTCGGTTCAAGAGTTTAGATAGGAACTACTTGGAGAGAGCAAAAAAATGCCTGCAAACATTTCTTTcg GCAGTGACAAAAGATGATGGTCTAAATAAAAGTGAGGCCCTGTATGATTTTTTAAGTCCCAGTCCAGAGTATATGAAGCACCCACCCGTTCCTCCAAAGAGACCATTCAAGCTCAATCTTCTGCAGTTTTTTAAAGG GACTCTTCAAAACACTCTGAACCAGTTTGATGATCCAGTTGATGAAGAGTTACTATTTCTGGATGATTCTGATAG CAAGGATGACAAAAAAGATTCCATTGCAGAACCCCTGTATGTCTTGATTGGTGAAATATTCGAATTGAAAGGAGTTTTTAATTGGTTgagaaaatcattaattacaTTTGTGCAAATTACATATGGTTCAACAATAAATAg GCAACTACGCGAGACTGTATCCTATATACTGTCAGAGCCGATGCTTCTCTTCTATCTCCAGTTGTTTCGTGATACAATGTGGCCTCCTGATAAGCAGGTATTGAATGTTGAAGAGAGGAGCGTAGAAAAGAAATTGGAAACAAAACACATGGCCAAAGAAATGTTTCTCAATAATCCACCAG tGATCTTGAACAAATTAATTGGTGAGCAAAATACTAGGAAAGGTTTATCTAAAGTTTTTGATGCACTCCAAAACCAATACTTCAACAAACAACTGTTTTAT AAAATCTTGGAAGCTTTTATCTATGCATATGCTCCTGAATTAAAGCAGATATCTTCATTATATAGCATTGACAAAGCTGAAAGTTGTTCAGAATAA
- the LOC107447852 gene encoding sorting nexin-25 isoform X1, which translates to MKFIMECFYMIVSAFAAVSLITHILGYLIPTIAFIYSSLCLSIKFLIFLGAALIGILTGLDLDPYVPKRIKRQPNDLIVSKTKERLADLKFPPGKIKTTPLVSRNVDDVIEELISLLFRDYISSWYSYVVKHPSLFCKQLKDPIRQMLFTFRDRCQKISEIELITSDIVNILTDHMQRIRFSVVNPAEKIQPYMVFKFLSSKEAELDHLRCLCEFLLATLLPPDYVDHLTLKSLLREIFTVSVFYPIIDKLCDPDFINMKLISYLKQQQLQAEKHRKLYAYAETYEDFIKMIQESFDIEDLRRMRYYIATEIMQATTMSNLKRSKGIDADKEFKPQKTNKGDLLQARDLSRYLNQLQFAKAQCEKRLKGIGGAEYISINKSGNGSSNKSVYMPGQKVLSMSVIMQSSFCRRHFSRFLQKEESHSLLGFWEAVDEMKHSDKDSWHKLGNEIVQIYVHHQSSSVRLNKSTLKGIEEFMMANKGPEAFFQAQEEIYRFLEEHYYASFIVSDVYHKMLAEVEKQGIDFMQEQPEEVSELQIPDEDPEIDKMPPDTSDVSVFDHSSYARSQLKVLTEKIGYKKQALDALRNNTKCEKKVILMMEKEIADLVLEQNMLENHIEKTELWIEFLGVWQASIMEAMEKKENEKIVPYFVIRVHLASDAEFVPNKMSGWVVSRSLQSFHSLHQKLVPAAMWLKKIDLPTKPRFKSLDRNYLERAKKCLQTFLSAVTKDDGLNKSEALYDFLSPSPEYMKHPPVPPKRPFKLNLLQFFKGIPQTVVGTLQNTLNQFDDPVDEELLFLDDSDSKDDKKDSIAEPLYVLIGEIFELKGVFNWLRKSLITFVQITYGSTINRQLRETVSYILSEPMLLFYLQLFRDTMWPPDKQVLNVEERSVEKKLETKHMAKEMFLNNPPVILNKLIGEQNTRKGLSKVFDALQNQYFNKQLFYKILEAFIYAYAPELKQISSLYSIDKAESCSE; encoded by the exons atgaaattcatcaTGGAATGTTTTTACATG attgtATCTGCATTTGCTGCTGTATCTTTGATCACACACATATTGGGTTATTTAATTCCAACTATAGCCTTCATTTACAGTTCTTTATGTCTCTCTATcaagtttcttatttttctggGTGCTGCTTTAATTGGGATACTGACTGGATTAGATTTGGATCCTTATGTACCAAAGAGAATAAAGAGGCAGCCAAATGATCTTATTGTTTCGAAAACTAAG gagcgacttgcagatttgaaatttccACCAGGAAAAATCAAAACTACTCCATTAGTCTCTCGAAATGTCGATGACGTCATCGAGGAACTGATATCACTGTTATTTCGTGACTATATTTCAAGCTGGTACTCATATGTTGTGAAACACCCTAGtttattttgcaaacaattaaa AGATCCTATCAGACAAATGTTATTTACATTTAGAGATCGttgtcaaaaaatttctgaaattgaattGATTACCAGTGATATTGTTAACATCCTAACCGACCACATGCAACGTATCAGATTTTCTGTGGTCAA TCCAGCTGAAAAAATCCAGCCATACatggtttttaagtttttatcatCCAAAGAGGCTGAATTGGATCATTTAAGATGTCTCTGTGAATTTCTGTTGGCTACTCTATTACCTCCTGATTATGTTGACCATCTTACTTTAAAATCTCTACTCAGAGAAATATTCACAGTTTCAG tgTTTTATCCAATCATTGACAAATTATGTGATCCCGACTTTATAAATATGAAgctgatttcatacttgaagcAGCAGCAGTTGCAAGCAGAGAAGCATCGGAAACTTTATGCCTATGCAGAAACGTATGAAGACTTTATCAAGATGATTCAAGAATCATTCGATATTGAAGACTTACGAAGAATGAG ATATTACATTGCTACGGAAATAATGCAAGCCACAACTATGAGTAATCTAAAAAGATCAAAAGGCATTGATGCAG acaAGGAATTCAAACCGCAGAAAACGAATAAGGGAGACCTTCTGCAAGCGAGGGATTTATCTCGTTATCTAaatcaa ttgcAGTTTGCCAAAGCTCAGTGTGAAAAAAGACTGAAAGGCATAGGTGGTGctgaatatatttcaattaataaatctgGGAATGGAAGTTCTAATAAAAGTGTTTACATGCCTGGTCAAAAAGTGTTGTCCATGTCAGTGATTATGCAGTCAAGTTTCTGTCGGAGACATTTCTCTAGATTTCTTCAGAAAGAGGAATCTCATTCATTGTTGGG tttctgGGAAGCTGTTGATGAAATGAAGCATTCTGATAag GATTCTTGGCATAAATTAGGAAATGAAATAGTACAAATCTATGTCCACCATCAATCAAGCAGTGTACGTTTGAATAAAAGTACACTCAAAGGAATCGAGGAATTTATGATGGCTAATAAA gGTCCAGAGGCATTTTTTCAAGCTCAGGAAGAAATATATAGATTCTTAGAAGAGCACTACTATGCCTCGTTCATTGTTAGTGATGTTTATCATAAGATGCTTGCTGAAGTTGAAAAGCAAGGAATTGATTTTATGCAAGAACAACCAG AAGAAGTATCAGAGCTCCAAATTCCTGATGAAGATCCGGAAATCGACAAAATGCCCCCTGACACGTCAGATGTCTCTGTTTTTGATCACTCTAGTTATGCTCGTTCTCAACTCAAAGTTTTAACTGAGAAGATAGGCTACAAAAAACAAGCCTTAGATGCATTGCGCAATaatacaaaatgtgaaaaaaag GTCATATTGATGatggaaaaagaaattgctGATCTAGTTCTGGAGCAAAACATGTTAGAGAACCACATTGAGAAAACAGAGCTTTGGATCGAATTTTTAGGTGTCTGGCAAGCATCAATAATGGAAGCaatg gagaaaaaagagaatgaaaaaattgttcctTATTTTGTGATAAGAGTCCACTTAGCAAGCGACGCTGAGTTTGTTCCTAACAAAATGTCTGGATGGGTCGTTTCTAGGAGCCTGCAGTCTTTCCATAGTTTGCACCAGAAACTAGTTCCA GCTGCTATGTGgctgaaaaaaatagatttaccaACTAAACCTCGGTTCAAGAGTTTAGATAGGAACTACTTGGAGAGAGCAAAAAAATGCCTGCAAACATTTCTTTcg GCAGTGACAAAAGATGATGGTCTAAATAAAAGTGAGGCCCTGTATGATTTTTTAAGTCCCAGTCCAGAGTATATGAAGCACCCACCCGTTCCTCCAAAGAGACCATTCAAGCTCAATCTTCTGCAGTTTTTTAAAGG CATTCCCCAGACTGTTGTTGG GACTCTTCAAAACACTCTGAACCAGTTTGATGATCCAGTTGATGAAGAGTTACTATTTCTGGATGATTCTGATAG CAAGGATGACAAAAAAGATTCCATTGCAGAACCCCTGTATGTCTTGATTGGTGAAATATTCGAATTGAAAGGAGTTTTTAATTGGTTgagaaaatcattaattacaTTTGTGCAAATTACATATGGTTCAACAATAAATAg GCAACTACGCGAGACTGTATCCTATATACTGTCAGAGCCGATGCTTCTCTTCTATCTCCAGTTGTTTCGTGATACAATGTGGCCTCCTGATAAGCAGGTATTGAATGTTGAAGAGAGGAGCGTAGAAAAGAAATTGGAAACAAAACACATGGCCAAAGAAATGTTTCTCAATAATCCACCAG tGATCTTGAACAAATTAATTGGTGAGCAAAATACTAGGAAAGGTTTATCTAAAGTTTTTGATGCACTCCAAAACCAATACTTCAACAAACAACTGTTTTAT AAAATCTTGGAAGCTTTTATCTATGCATATGCTCCTGAATTAAAGCAGATATCTTCATTATATAGCATTGACAAAGCTGAAAGTTGTTCAGAATAA
- the LOC107447852 gene encoding sorting nexin-25 isoform X3: protein MKFIMECFYMIVSAFAAVSLITHILGYLIPTIAFIYSSLCLSIKFLIFLGAALIGILTGLDLDPYVPKRIKRQPNDLIVSKTKERLADLKFPPGKIKTTPLVSRNVDDVIEELISLLFRDYISSWYSYVVKHPSLFCKQLKDPIRQMLFTFRDRCQKISEIELITSDIVNILTDHMQRIRFSVVNPAEKIQPYMVFKFLSSKEAELDHLRCLCEFLLATLLPPDYVDHLTLKSLLREIFTVSVFYPIIDKLCDPDFINMKLISYLKQQQLQAEKHRKLYAYAETYEDFIKMIQESFDIEDLRRMRYYIATEIMQATTMSNLKRSKGIDADKEFKPQKTNKGDLLQARDLSRYLNQLQFAKAQCEKRLKGIGGAEYISINKSGNGSSNKSVYMPGQKVLSMSVIMQSSFCRRHFSRFLQKEESHSLLGFWEAVDEMKHSDKDSWHKLGNEIVQIYVHHQSSSVRLNKSTLKGIEEFMMANKGPEAFFQAQEEIYRFLEEHYYASFIVSDVYHKMLAEVEKQGIDFMQEQPEEVSELQIPDEDPEIDKMPPDTSDVSVFDHSSYARSQLKVLTEKIGYKKQALDALRNNTKCEKKVILMMEKEIADLVLEQNMLENHIEKTELWIEFLGVWQASIMEAMEKKENEKIVPYFVIRVHLASDAEFVPNKMSGWVVSRSLQSFHSLHQKLVPAAMWLKKIDLPTKPRFKSLDRNYLERAKKCLQTFLSAVTKDDGLNKSEALYDFLSPSPEYMKHPPVPPKRPFKLNLLQFFKGTLQNTLNQFDDPVDEELLFLDDSDSKDDKKDSIAEPLYVLIGEIFELKGVFNWLRKSLITFVQITYGSTINRQLRETVSYILSEPMLLFYLQLFRDTMWPPDKQVLNVEERSVEKKLETKHMAKEMFLNNPPVILNKLIGEQNTRKGLSKVFDALQNQYFNKQLFYKILEAFIYAYAPELKQISSLYSIDKAESCSE from the exons atgaaattcatcaTGGAATGTTTTTACATG attgtATCTGCATTTGCTGCTGTATCTTTGATCACACACATATTGGGTTATTTAATTCCAACTATAGCCTTCATTTACAGTTCTTTATGTCTCTCTATcaagtttcttatttttctggGTGCTGCTTTAATTGGGATACTGACTGGATTAGATTTGGATCCTTATGTACCAAAGAGAATAAAGAGGCAGCCAAATGATCTTATTGTTTCGAAAACTAAG gagcgacttgcagatttgaaatttccacctggaaaaattaaaactactccATTAGTCTCTCGAAATGTCGATGACGTCATCGAGGAACTGATATCACTGTTATTTCGTGACTATATTTCAAGCTGGTACTCATATGTTGTGAAACACCCTAGtttattttgcaaacaattaaa AGATCCTATCAGACAAATGTTATTTACATTTAGAGATCGttgtcaaaaaatttctgaaattgaattGATTACCAGTGATATTGTTAACATCCTAACCGACCACATGCAACGTATCAGATTTTCTGTGGTCAA TCCAGCTGAAAAAATCCAGCCATACatggtttttaagtttttatcatCCAAAGAGGCTGAATTGGATCATTTAAGATGTCTCTGTGAATTTCTGTTGGCTACTCTATTACCTCCTGATTATGTTGACCATCTTACTTTAAAATCTCTACTCAGAGAAATATTCACAGTTTCAG tgTTTTATCCAATCATTGACAAATTATGTGATCCCGACTTTATAAATATGAAgctgatttcatacttgaagcAGCAGCAGTTGCAAGCAGAGAAGCATCGGAAACTTTATGCCTATGCAGAAACGTATGAAGACTTTATCAAGATGATTCAAGAATCATTCGATATTGAAGACTTACGAAGAATGAG ATATTACATTGCTACGGAAATAATGCAAGCCACAACTATGAGTAATCTAAAAAGATCAAAAGGCATTGATGCAG acaAGGAATTCAAACCGCAGAAAACGAATAAGGGAGACCTTCTGCAAGCGAGGGATTTATCTCGTTATCTAaatcaa ttgcAGTTTGCCAAAGCTCAGTGTGAAAAAAGACTGAAAGGCATAGGTGGTGctgaatatatttcaattaataaatctgGGAATGGAAGTTCTAATAAAAGTGTTTACATGCCTGGTCAAAAAGTGTTGTCCATGTCAGTGATTATGCAGTCAAGTTTCTGTCGGAGACATTTCTCTAGATTTCTTCAGAAAGAGGAATCTCATTCATTGTTGGG tttctgGGAAGCTGTTGATGAAATGAAGCATTCTGATAag GATTCTTGGCATAAATTAGGAAATGAAATAGTACAAATCTATGTCCACCATCAATCAAGCAGTGTACGTTTGAATAAAAGTACACTCAAAGGAATCGAGGAATTTATGATGGCTAATAAA gGTCCAGAGGCATTTTTTCAAGCTCAGGAAGAAATATATAGATTCTTAGAAGAGCACTACTATGCCTCGTTCATTGTTAGTGATGTTTATCATAAGATGCTTGCTGAAGTTGAAAAGCAAGGAATTGATTTTATGCAAGAACAACCAG AAGAAGTATCAGAGCTCCAAATTCCTGATGAAGATCCGGAAATCGACAAAATGCCCCCTGACACGTCAGATGTCTCTGTTTTTGATCACTCTAGTTATGCTCGTTCTCAACTCAAAGTTTTAACTGAGAAGATAGGCTACAAAAAACAAGCCTTAGATGCATTGCGCAATaatacaaaatgtgaaaaaaag GTCATATTGATGatggaaaaagaaattgctGATCTAGTTCTGGAGCAAAACATGTTAGAGAACCACATTGAGAAAACAGAGCTTTGGATCGAATTTTTAGGTGTCTGGCAAGCATCAATAATGGAAGCaatg gagaaaaaagagaatgaaaaaattgttcctTATTTTGTGATAAGAGTCCACTTAGCAAGCGACGCTGAGTTTGTTCCTAACAAAATGTCTGGATGGGTCGTTTCTAGGAGCCTGCAGTCTTTCCATAGTTTGCACCAGAAACTAGTTCCA GCTGCTATGTGgctgaaaaaaatagatttaccaACTAAACCTCGGTTCAAGAGTTTAGATAGGAACTACTTGGAGAGAGCAAAAAAATGCCTGCAAACATTTCTTTcg GCAGTGACAAAAGATGATGGTCTAAATAAAAGTGAGGCCCTGTATGATTTTTTAAGTCCCAGTCCAGAGTATATGAAGCACCCACCCGTTCCTCCAAAGAGACCATTCAAGCTCAATCTTCTGCAGTTTTTTAAAGG GACTCTTCAAAACACTCTGAACCAGTTTGATGATCCAGTTGATGAAGAGTTACTATTTCTGGATGATTCTGATAG CAAGGATGACAAAAAAGATTCCATTGCAGAACCCCTGTATGTCTTGATTGGTGAAATATTCGAATTGAAAGGAGTTTTTAATTGGTTgagaaaatcattaattacaTTTGTGCAAATTACATATGGTTCAACAATAAATAg GCAACTACGCGAGACTGTATCCTATATACTGTCAGAGCCGATGCTTCTCTTCTATCTCCAGTTGTTTCGTGATACAATGTGGCCTCCTGATAAGCAGGTATTGAATGTTGAAGAGAGGAGCGTAGAAAAGAAATTGGAAACAAAACACATGGCCAAAGAAATGTTTCTCAATAATCCACCAG tGATCTTGAACAAATTAATTGGTGAGCAAAATACTAGGAAAGGTTTATCTAAAGTTTTTGATGCACTCCAAAACCAATACTTCAACAAACAACTGTTTTAT AAAATCTTGGAAGCTTTTATCTATGCATATGCTCCTGAATTAAAGCAGATATCTTCATTATATAGCATTGACAAAGCTGAAAGTTGTTCAGAATAA